The window AGTACGACATCTCGGATGTGCCGAACGCGATGCGGCTGACGACCTCGGGGACGTTCATTCACGGCAACTACTGGTACAACAAGGGCAATCCGCCCTTCGGGAAGCAGGGCACCAGCCACGGCTGCGTCGGGCTCGCGGATGTGCGGGGGGCCGGTGGCGACACGACCGCCAAGTGGTTCTTCGACAACTCGCTCGTCGGGGACGTCGTGACGGTCAGGAATTCACCCGACAAGACGGTGGCGCCGGACAACGGCCTCAACGGCTGGAACATGGCATGGAGTGCCTGGACCGCCGGAAGTGCCCTCTGACCACAGGGTTTTGAGGTTCCGTCGGGCCGCGTAGGAACTTGTCGCGCGGCCCCGGCGTTTTCTGGGCGTATGTTTTCTCGGTTCCCGGGCATGATGTCCGACCGAGGGGCTACGGTATGCACCCACAAGGTGACATGCAGCAACGCCGGGAGAAGCCTTGAGCGTTCCGTACGAGACGGCAGCGTACGAGCCACCCGAGTCGCCCGAGTCTCCGGAGGAGCATCTCGCGCGACTCCTAGGTCGCGCCCTGAACTCCTTCGAGCTGTCGGACGACACCATACGGCGGCTCGACCGGGCGCTGGCCCACGACAGTTCACTGCACTCCGCGCACCACAGTGCGGGGCTGCACCGCGAGACGTACCGCCATACCTGGCTGCTCGCCGATGGGAGCGCGTCCACGCTCTGGGAGCTGGTCCACAACACCGCGCCGGGCCGTGACACCCAGCACGAGGTGTACGAGGACGAGGAAGAGCTGCGTACCGCGACGGCGCGTCTGCCGCTGCCGTCGGATGCGCCCGACTTCGAGCTGCCCGTGATGGTGCGGTTGTCGGCCGTCGCCGAGCCACTGCACTCGTATGTCGCGGACGGCTCGGCGGACCACGGCCGGCGGCTGCTGCGCCGCGCGGAGAACACGGACCGGCCGGGCGAGGACACGGCCGAGCTGCTTCGGCTGGCGTTCGCGCACCAGATCACGCAGGCTTTCGGGCGGCCGTGCCGGGCCGGTCGGCGAGGGCTGTGCTACTCGCTCTACGAGCACGCCTTCCTGCTCCGCGACGGCCGTGAGCTGTCCCTGTGGGAGGTCGAGCACACGGCCACGCCCGACGGGCGGCACATGTGCGAGGTGTATCCCTCGGAGGAGGACGCACGGCAGGCCATGGAGCGCAGGGCCTCCGGCGGTTAGGCGGGACTCCGCCGGAGGGCCCCGCTCTCCTTGTCGGGGCGCCGCTGTGGCCCGGGACTTCGCAGTCCCGGGCCACAGTCGTTTCTTGCTCCTCGCTGAGCGCTCAGCGAGCGTTCAGGCCGCGACCGGCTCCTTCGCCTGGGGCGCCGTGGGGGCCTCGGGGTTCTTCTCCGTGCCGTCGCCCGGCGCCTGCTTTCGCATGCCCTTCAGGACGATGACCAGGCCGGCCGTGACCGCCGTACCGACCGCGATGGCCAGCAGGTACAGGAACGGCTTGCCGATCAGGAAGGTGACCCAGATGCCGCCGTGCGGGGCGCGCAGCGTCGAGCCGAAGGTCATGGTCAGGGCGCCGGTGACCGCGCCGCCCGCCATCGAGGCCGGGATGACCCGCAGCGGGTCGGCGGCCGCGAAGGGGATCGCGCCCTCGGAGATGAAGGAGGCGCCGAGGACCCAGGCGGCCTTGCCGTTCTCCCGCTCGGCCGTGGTGAACAGCTTCTTGCGGATCGTGGTGGCCAGGGCCATGCCCAGCGGCGGGACCATGCCGGCCGCCATGACCGTCGCCATGATCTTCATCGCGGACCCGCTCGGGTCCTGGACCGCGATGCCGCCGGTGGCGAAGGCGTACGCGACCTTGTTGACCGGGCCGCCGAGGTCGAAGCACATCATCAGGCCGAGCAGCACGCCGAGGAGGACGGCGTTGGTGCCGGAGAGGCCGGAGAGCCAGTCCGTCATGGCCTTCTGTGCCTCGGCGATGGGCTTGCCGATCACGATGAACATCAGGAAGCCGACGATGATCGAGGAGACCAGCGGGATCACGACCACCGGCATGATGCCGCGCAGCACCGGTGGGATCTTGATCCGTTGGATGGCGAGGACGACCCCGCCGGCCAGCAGACCTGCGGCCAGGCCGCCGAGGAAGCCGGCGGCGATGTTGGCCGAGATCATTCCGCCGACGAAGCCGGGCACCAGGCCGGGACGGTCGGCCATGCCGTAGGCGATGTATCCGGCGAGGACGGGGATCAGGAAGCCGAAGGCGACGCCGCCGATCTGGAAGAGCAGCGCGGCCCAGCTGTCGATCTGGCCCCAGTTGAACACTTCGGTGACCGGCTTGGCCTCGTTGATCTGGTAGCCGCCGATCGCGAACCCGAGGGCGATGAGCAGACCGCCCGCGGCCACGAAGGGGACCATGTAACTCACGCCGGACATCAGCCACTTGCGGAGCTTCGTGCCGTAGCCCTCACCGGGTTCGCCGGCGCGCTGCACGGGCGTACCGCCGCCGGGCCGGGCGGCCGCGGTGACCTCGCCGCGGTCGGCCTTGTCGCGGACCTGCGCGATCAGCTCGGCGGCCTTGCTGATGCCCGCCTTCACGCCGACGTCCACGGTGGGCTTCCCGGCGAACCGGTCCTTCTCCCGTACGGGCATGTCGTGCGCGAAGATCACGCCGTCCGCGGCGGCGATGACCGCCGGGTCGAGCCGGGTGAAGCCGGCCGAGCCCTGGGTCTCGACGACGACCTCGACGTCACCGGCGGCGCGGCCCGCGTTCTCCAGCGACTCGGCCGCCATGTAGGTGTGCGCGATGCCGGTGGGGCAGGAGGTGACGGCGACGATGCGGAAGGGCCTGCCGCCGCTTTGCTCGGCGGATGCGGCGGGCGCGGCTGGGGAGGTGGAGGCCGCGGTGGGGGCGTCGTGCGTGGCCGCCGGTGCCGCCGGTGCCGCAGGCGCAGCTGCGGCCGGGGACGCGGGGGGAGTCGGCTCCGCGTCGGCCGAGGCGGGTTCGGGCCCGGTCCCAGCCGCGCTGGCGGCCTCTGCCGTGTCGGGCTCGGCGCCGGTCCCGGCCTCGGTTGCGGAGGTTTCGTCGCCGCGGATGAGGGCCGCCGCGGCCGTCGCGTCGCCCACCGACCGCAGGGCGGACGTGAACTCGGCGTTCATCAGCTGGCGGGCCAGCGACGACAGGATGGTGAGGTGGGCGTCGTCCGCCCCGGCCGGTGCGGCGATCAGGAAGATCAGGTCGGCCGGGCCGTCGGGGGCGCCGAAGTCGATCCCGGCCGCGCTGCGTCCGAAGGCCAGGGTCGGCTCGGTGACGTGTTCGCTGCGGCAGTGCGGGATGCCGATGCCGCCGTCGAGGCCGGTCGGCATCTGGGCCTCGCGGGCGGCGACGTCGGCGAGGAATCCGTCCAGGTCGGTCACCCGCCCGAGGGACACCATGCGCTCGGCGAGGGCGCGCGCCGCCGCTTCCTTCGTATCGGCGGACAGGTCGAGATCGACCAGGTCCGCGGTGATCATCTCGCTCATCGCGGGCTCCTTCGCACGCGTGTCGCCCGGGGAGAATTGTGGGCGAGGGTGGGGACGGGGGTGGGGGTGGGGACGGGGGTGCCGCAGCCGAGGCTGCGGTCGTGGACTGCGGTGGCTGCGGGGTGCGGGGATACGGGGTGGGTGGATATGGCGGGGCCGGAGTGGCCCTTCCCCCGCGCGGCCGTGGTCGCTGCTGTCGTTGTTGCTGTTGCCGTTGTTACCGCTGTTGCCTCTGCGGTCACCGCGGTCGAGGTCGCGGCGGGTAAGGGGAGTCCCCGTCGCGTCGGGACGGTGCCGAGAGGCACTCGCGAGGTGCTCCGGCGGAGGGCGGTACGCGGCACGTCCACCTGGAGAGTCGTCGGCGGCGAGCCGGCTGTACGTGAACCGCTCGCGCCGGCCGGACGGTGGGCCTCCGCGTCGCGGTTTCTCGCGAGGGGGCTCTCCGCGACGCCGGCTCTCACGCCGTCGGCTCTCATGGCGCGGGCTCCGTCAGTACACGGTCCACCGGGATTTCCGAGGTGATCGTCACCGCGGCCGGGTCCAGGTCCGACGGGCTCGGCATCTCGCTGCCCGGCAGCTGGACGGCGGCCGCGCCGTGGGCCACGGCGGAGGCGAGCGCGTGGGGCCCGCTTCCCCCGGCGATGAGGAATCCGGCGAGCGAGGAGTCACCGGCGCCCACGTTGCTGCGTACGACGTCGACGCGTGCGCTCGCGAACCACACGCCGTCCTCGCCGACGAGCAGCTGTCCGTCCGCGCCGAGGGAGGCGAGCACGGCGCGCGCGCCCAACTCCCGTAGTTCTTCGGCGGCCTTGACCGCGTCGCCGACCGTGGCGAGCGGGCGGCCGACCGCCTCGGCGAGCTCCTCGATGTTCGGCTTGACGACGTCGGGGCGCTCGCGCAGTGCCGCGAGCAGTGCCGGTCCCGAGGTGTCCAGCGCGATGCGGGCGCCCGCCTGGTGGGCACGGGCGACGAGTTCCGCGTACCAGGAGGGTGCGAGGCCGCGCGGCAGGCTGCCGCAGCAGGCGATCCAGTCGGCGTCGCGGGACTGCTCGCGCACGGCCTCCAGGAGGGACTCCTCCTCGGCGGGGGTCAGTTCGGGTCCGGGGGCGTTGATCTTCGTGAGGACGCCGTCCGCCTCGGCGAGCGCGATGTTCGAGCGGGTGGCCCCGGCGACCGGGACCGGCGCGACCTCTATGCCCTGTGCGTCGAGGAGGTCGGCGACGAGCGCGCCCGGGGCTCCGCCGAGCGGCAGGACCGCGACGGTGCGCCGGCCGGCCGCGGCGACCGCCCGCGAGACGTTGACGCCCTTGCCGCCCGGGTCCATGCGCTCTCCGGTGGCCCGGATGACCTCGCCCCGGTCGAGCGAGGGGACCTCGTACGTGCGGTCCAGGGAGGGGTTCGGGGTGACGGTCAGGATCATGCGCGCACTACTTCCGTGCCGCCGCGCTCGATGGCGGTGGCGTCTTCGGGGCTCAGCCCGCTGTCGGTGATCAGCAGGTCCACTTCGCTGAGGTCGCCGAAGCGTGCGAAGTGTTCCTGTCCGTGCTTGGCCGAGTCGACGAGCAGCACGACGCGGCGTGCGGCGGCGAGGGCGGCGCGCTTCACGGCGGCCTCGGCGAGGTCCGGGGTGGTCAGGCCGTGCTCGGCGGAGAAGCCGTTCGCCGCGAGGAAGACGACGTCCGCGCGGATCTCGCCGTAGGCCCGAAGCGCCCAGGCGTCGACGGCTGCGCGCGTACGGTGCCGGACGCGGCCCCCGATGAGGTGGAGCTGCATGCCGGGGTGGTCGGCGAGGCGGGCCGCGATGGGCAGGCTGTGGGTCACGACGGTGAGCGTGGCCTCCAGCGGGAGGGCCCCGGCGAGGCGGGCCGTGGTCGTGCCCGCGTCAAGGATCATCGTGCCCTTGTCGGGCAGCTCGGCGAGGGCCGCCTTGGCGATGCGGTCCTTCTCGTCGGCGGCGGTGGTCTCGCGCTCGGCGAGGTCGGGCTCGAAGTCGAGCCGTCCGGCCGGTATGGCGCCCCCGTGGACCCGGCGCAGCAGTCCCGCGCGGTCGAGGGCCTTCAGGTCCCGCCGGATGGTCTCGGCCGTGACCTGGAACTCCTCCGCCAGTGACACCACGTCCACGCGGCCACCGTCACGCGCGAGCCGGAGGATCTCCTGCTGCCGCTCAGGTGCGTACATGCCCGTTCGCCTCCACCATGTGCCCGAACCTGTGGTTTCACTCGGAGGCTACGCTCGGATTTCGGGAAAGTAAACAGGTTCGGGCATTGAGTGGGCATGAACGGACATCAGACGGTTGCCGCTTGACCGCGGAGTGCGAAGCCGGGCCCTGAGGTGACGCGAGGCCCGGCCCCGGAAGGGGCCGGGCCTCGAAGCGCCGGGTCGGTGAACCGCTCTGCTCAGCCGACGAGTTCGGGCTCCTTGGCGGGCAGGACCTCGGCGGTCTCCGCCCCCTCCACGTGCTGGGCGGGACGCTTCGGGAGGGCGAACATCAGGAGGAAGATGGCCGTCATCACCACGGCGACCCAGACCAGCGCGTACTGGAAGGCGTCGACGAACGCGGGACCCACCTCGGGGGCGGCCAGGTGGTCGGACATCGTGCCGAAGAAGACGACGGAGACCAGACCGAGGCCGAGGGCGTTGCCCATCTGCTGGACGGTGTTGATCAGGCCGGACGCCGAGCCGGAGTGCTCACGCGGTACCTCGGAGAGGATCGCGTCCGTCAGCGGGGCGACGATCAGGCCCATGCCCAGGCCCATGACGACCAGCGGAAGGGCCATCTGCCAGGAGGCGATGGACATGCCGTACCGCTCCGACTCCCAGATGTAGAGCAGGACGCCGGCGGCCATGGTGAGCGCGCCCGCCTGGAGCACCTTCCGGCCGAACCGGGGCACCAGCTGCTGCACCGACAGCCCGGCCGCCAGCGAGACCGCGATCGAGAAGGGGACGCCCGTCAGACCCGCCCGCAGCGGGGACCAGCCGAGGCCGGTCTGCATGTAGAGCGTCCAGACCAGGAAGAAGATGCCGAGGCCGATCCCGAAGACGGTCTGTACGGCGATGCCGGCTGCGAAGCTCTTCACCTTGAACAGGGACAGTTCGACGAGAGGCGACCCGTCGCGCGCGGCCTTCCTCTTCTCGTACGCCACCAGGGCCCCGAAGACCACGAGGGCGCCGCCCATCGAGACGTACCCCCACGCCGGCCAGCCCAGCTCACGGCCGCGGATGAGCGGGTAGAGCAGCATCAGCAGACCGAGCGTGACCAGCGCGACGCCGACCAGGTCGAGCTTCAGGGCGTGCGGGGCCTTGGACTCGGTGATGAACTTCCGGCCCAGGATCAGGCCCGCGATGCCCACCGGCAGGTTGATGAGGAAGATCGGCCGCCATTCGAGACCGAACAGGTTCCACTCCGTGAGCAGCGCGCCGAAGAGGGGGCCGGAGACCGCGCCCAGACCCACGACCGCGCCGAACAGTCCGAAGACCTTGCCGCGCTCGTGCGCCGGGAACGTGGCGTGCACGATCGACAGGACCTGCGGCACCATCAGCGCGGCCATGGCGCCCTGGAGGATCCGGGAGGCGACCAGCATGTCCGGGTTCACCGCGAAGCCGCAGAGCGCCGACGCGAGGGTGAAGCCGCCGATGCCGACGAGGAAGAGGCGCTTGCGGCCGTGGATGTCACCGAGCCGCCCTCCGGTGATCAGTCCCGCGGCGAAGGCGAGCGCGTAACCCGCCGTGATCCACTGGATCTGGCTGAAGGACGCGCCCGCGTCCCGCTGGATCGACGGGATCGCGATGTTGACGATCGTGACGTCGACCAGGTCCATGAAGGCCGCGGTCATCACGATGGCGAGCGCGTACCAGCGGCGGCGGTCCGCCGTCGGGGCGGCCTCCGGGCCGAGGGGTGCGGGGGTGCTGTTTGGCGAGGTCATGTTCGTAAGGTAGGAGGGATGTAGGTCAGATCGTGTCCTACATCTGGGGCATCCTCGAAGTCGTTGGCAGAGGCCGTGGCGCGTTCGGAGGGTGCGGGCGCGTGGTGGCCGGTCGCGCAGTTCCCCGCGCCCCCCACGGGGCTCGGGAGCCTTACGAGAGGGAGACCCCATGAGTACCGACACCCCGGCACGGCTCCTTCAGCTCCTCTCCCTTCTGCAGACCCCGCGTGAATGGCCGGGCGGCGAGCTCTCGGACAGGCTCGGTGTCTCGCGGCGGACCGTGCGGCGGGACGTCGACCGGCTCCGCGAGCTGGGCTATCCGGTGCAGGCGACGAAGGGCGCGGACGGCGGCTACCGGCTGGTCGCCGGAAAGGCCATGCCACCGCTGGTCCTGGACGACGAGGAGGCGGTGGCGATCGCGGTGGGCCTGCGGGCCGGTGCGGGGCACGCCGTCGAGGGCGTCGACGAGGCCTCGGTACGGGCGCTGGCCAAGCTCGAACAGGTCCTGCCGAGCCGCCTGCGCCACCGGGTCTCCACACTGCAGGCCGCCACCACTCCTCTGACCACGGGTGACGGCGCCAGCATCGCGCCCGAGACTCTGACGGTGATGGCCTCGACGATCGCGGGCCGGGAGCGGCTGAGGTTCGCGTACCGGGCGAAGGACGGGGCCGAGAGCCGGCGTCAGATCGAGCCGTACCGGCTCGTGTCGACCGGCCGCCGCTGGTATCTCGTCGCGTACGACCTCGACCGGGCGGACTGGCGGACGTTCCGGGTCGACCGGGTGGCCGACCCCTTCGCGACCGGGGCCCGTTTCACGCCGCGCGAGCTGCCGACGGGGGACGCGGCCGAGTACCTGCGGCAGTCGATGTACCGGCGGCAGGACACGTACGAGTTCGAGGTGACGTTCGCCGCGTCCGCGGAGTTCGTCGCGGCGCGGCTGCCCGGGTGGCTCGGGGCGCCCGAGCCGATCGACGACGAGCGGTGCCGGTTGCGTGCTTCGGTTGGGGACGCGGTGGAGTGGCTGGCGGTGCGGCTCGCGATGCTGGACTGTGAGTTCACCGTGCACGGGCCGGCCGAACTCGTCGACTGCGTAGGCAGGTTGGGCAGCCGTCTGAGCCGTGCCGCCGGGGGCTGAGCGCTCCGCTGGACGTCCGGTGCCTCGACTGCGGGCCCGCCGTGGCCGGCACGCGGTTCCCCGCGTCCCGTTGGGGCGCTGACCTGCCGCACCGGACCGGACCGCATCGGGACGCATGGGGTGCTGCCGGGCCGCTTCGGCAGGATGTGCCCCCATGGCACAATGTGCCACCTGGGTCACCCCGGGGTTCAGGTTCGGGGTGGCCCAGCAGCCGTGCCCGCGCGAAGGCGCAGCCGCACAGCACACAGCCATACAGATGGAGCCGAGCTCCGGCGCCAGGGGGGGAGGCGCCGGAGCTCGGCTCTGGAAGAGTCCCGGCGCTGGGGGGGAGCGCGTCGGGACTCGGCTCCGGG of the Streptomyces aurantiacus genome contains:
- a CDS encoding helix-turn-helix transcriptional regulator; this translates as MSTDTPARLLQLLSLLQTPREWPGGELSDRLGVSRRTVRRDVDRLRELGYPVQATKGADGGYRLVAGKAMPPLVLDDEEAVAIAVGLRAGAGHAVEGVDEASVRALAKLEQVLPSRLRHRVSTLQAATTPLTTGDGASIAPETLTVMASTIAGRERLRFAYRAKDGAESRRQIEPYRLVSTGRRWYLVAYDLDRADWRTFRVDRVADPFATGARFTPRELPTGDAAEYLRQSMYRRQDTYEFEVTFAASAEFVAARLPGWLGAPEPIDDERCRLRASVGDAVEWLAVRLAMLDCEFTVHGPAELVDCVGRLGSRLSRAAGG
- the pfkB gene encoding 1-phosphofructokinase, which encodes MILTVTPNPSLDRTYEVPSLDRGEVIRATGERMDPGGKGVNVSRAVAAAGRRTVAVLPLGGAPGALVADLLDAQGIEVAPVPVAGATRSNIALAEADGVLTKINAPGPELTPAEEESLLEAVREQSRDADWIACCGSLPRGLAPSWYAELVARAHQAGARIALDTSGPALLAALRERPDVVKPNIEELAEAVGRPLATVGDAVKAAEELRELGARAVLASLGADGQLLVGEDGVWFASARVDVVRSNVGAGDSSLAGFLIAGGSGPHALASAVAHGAAAVQLPGSEMPSPSDLDPAAVTITSEIPVDRVLTEPAP
- a CDS encoding MFS transporter, encoding MTSPNSTPAPLGPEAAPTADRRRWYALAIVMTAAFMDLVDVTIVNIAIPSIQRDAGASFSQIQWITAGYALAFAAGLITGGRLGDIHGRKRLFLVGIGGFTLASALCGFAVNPDMLVASRILQGAMAALMVPQVLSIVHATFPAHERGKVFGLFGAVVGLGAVSGPLFGALLTEWNLFGLEWRPIFLINLPVGIAGLILGRKFITESKAPHALKLDLVGVALVTLGLLMLLYPLIRGRELGWPAWGYVSMGGALVVFGALVAYEKRKAARDGSPLVELSLFKVKSFAAGIAVQTVFGIGLGIFFLVWTLYMQTGLGWSPLRAGLTGVPFSIAVSLAAGLSVQQLVPRFGRKVLQAGALTMAAGVLLYIWESERYGMSIASWQMALPLVVMGLGMGLIVAPLTDAILSEVPREHSGSASGLINTVQQMGNALGLGLVSVVFFGTMSDHLAAPEVGPAFVDAFQYALVWVAVVMTAIFLLMFALPKRPAQHVEGAETAEVLPAKEPELVG
- a CDS encoding DUF6227 family protein; translation: MSVPYETAAYEPPESPESPEEHLARLLGRALNSFELSDDTIRRLDRALAHDSSLHSAHHSAGLHRETYRHTWLLADGSASTLWELVHNTAPGRDTQHEVYEDEEELRTATARLPLPSDAPDFELPVMVRLSAVAEPLHSYVADGSADHGRRLLRRAENTDRPGEDTAELLRLAFAHQITQAFGRPCRAGRRGLCYSLYEHAFLLRDGRELSLWEVEHTATPDGRHMCEVYPSEEDARQAMERRASGG
- a CDS encoding PTS fructose transporter subunit IIABC, with product MSEMITADLVDLDLSADTKEAAARALAERMVSLGRVTDLDGFLADVAAREAQMPTGLDGGIGIPHCRSEHVTEPTLAFGRSAAGIDFGAPDGPADLIFLIAAPAGADDAHLTILSSLARQLMNAEFTSALRSVGDATAAAALIRGDETSATEAGTGAEPDTAEAASAAGTGPEPASADAEPTPPASPAAAAPAAPAAPAATHDAPTAASTSPAAPAASAEQSGGRPFRIVAVTSCPTGIAHTYMAAESLENAGRAAGDVEVVVETQGSAGFTRLDPAVIAAADGVIFAHDMPVREKDRFAGKPTVDVGVKAGISKAAELIAQVRDKADRGEVTAAARPGGGTPVQRAGEPGEGYGTKLRKWLMSGVSYMVPFVAAGGLLIALGFAIGGYQINEAKPVTEVFNWGQIDSWAALLFQIGGVAFGFLIPVLAGYIAYGMADRPGLVPGFVGGMISANIAAGFLGGLAAGLLAGGVVLAIQRIKIPPVLRGIMPVVVIPLVSSIIVGFLMFIVIGKPIAEAQKAMTDWLSGLSGTNAVLLGVLLGLMMCFDLGGPVNKVAYAFATGGIAVQDPSGSAMKIMATVMAAGMVPPLGMALATTIRKKLFTTAERENGKAAWVLGASFISEGAIPFAAADPLRVIPASMAGGAVTGALTMTFGSTLRAPHGGIWVTFLIGKPFLYLLAIAVGTAVTAGLVIVLKGMRKQAPGDGTEKNPEAPTAPQAKEPVAA
- a CDS encoding DeoR/GlpR family DNA-binding transcription regulator, which gives rise to MYAPERQQEILRLARDGGRVDVVSLAEEFQVTAETIRRDLKALDRAGLLRRVHGGAIPAGRLDFEPDLAERETTAADEKDRIAKAALAELPDKGTMILDAGTTTARLAGALPLEATLTVVTHSLPIAARLADHPGMQLHLIGGRVRHRTRAAVDAWALRAYGEIRADVVFLAANGFSAEHGLTTPDLAEAAVKRAALAAARRVVLLVDSAKHGQEHFARFGDLSEVDLLITDSGLSPEDATAIERGGTEVVRA